The DNA region GGCCGACGGTATCCCGCTCGGAGACGGCCGGGAAACCGGTGACCACGGAAACGAGGGAAGTACCCGATATCACGGAGAGGAAGACAACCGGAGCCGACAGGGCCGTCGAAATCGAAACGATCGCCCGGGAGAACGGCGTCACGCTCAGCGAGTTGAACATCGAATATGATCGGAGCAGCACGGGGCCGGTCGTGGTAATCACGGTCCGGGGAACGGCTTCAAGCATGCCGGCTTTGACGAATTTCCGCGAGGAGTTGACGGCGATCAAGGGGATCGCGCTTCGCAACCATACGTTCAAACAACTGGCCGAGGGCGAGTTCGGCTGTTTTCTTATGGCCGAATTTGCGGGGGAAGCACCCAATTCGGCGGAGATGAAGGCATCCGGATCCGACAGGGCCGTCGAAATCGAAACGATCGCCCGGGAGAACGGCGTCACGCTCAGCAAGTTGAACATCGAGTACAGGCAGAACGGCCATTTTTCTCTTCGGAGCATCACGGGGCCGGTCGTGGTAATCACGGTCCAGGGAACGGCTTCAAGCATGCCGGCTTTGACGAATTTCCGCGAGGAGTTGACGGCGATCAAGGGGCTCGCGCTTCGCAACCATACGTTCAAACAACTGGCCGATGGTGAGTTCGGCTGTTTTCTTATTGCCGTAGCTGCGTTGTAGCGATAACTCCGGGCATACACTAATAGACCGGTTGCCCGCGCCCGCAACCTGTGTCCCGTGATCCGGGAGGGAAGGACGGCTCCCCCATCCAGACCTACCCGGATACTACCCCGCATTTAGTGCTGGAGCAGGTCCGGGGCGCCTAAAAGGCATAATTGACCCCCAGGGCAACCGCGGTGCGGGTGATGAAATCGCCCTGGAGGGTCACGCCGCAACCGCCGGCCGGCCGCCAGCCCAAGCCCACGACGGCGTTGAGGCCGTCATCGCTGTTCATGGCGCCAAAGTCGATATGGTCGGCATAGGGGGTGCCCAAGTTGGCACGGCCGGCGATGGTCAGTTCGGCATACTCATAGCCCAGTCCCGCATAGGGAATCACCGGTCCCAGCTTCTGGTAAACGACGGCCGCCACGTCCGCCTGCCAGTAATCGGCTTTGAAGTCGTTACGCGAGACGCCGGGCCCCGGATATTCCATGTCGCCGGTCTCACGGTCGTCGTAGCGCTGGTACCGAGCGGCCAGCACTAGGCCCAGGCCCTCCCGGGACTCGAACACGCGGAGCTTGGCCCCCAATCCCCACGCAAAAACGCTCTTAAGATCAAATTCGTTGGACCACCAGGTGCCGCCGTCCGCCTCCCAGTCGCTGAAGTGGAATGTGCCGCCGTCTTTGAGGCCCAACTCGGCGTAAACGCCGAATCGATCGCTCACGCCATAGGCGAGGCCGACCATGAAGGACCGGTCGTCCGTGACCTTGATGTCCTTGGCCGCCACGAGGTAGCTCTCCTCTCCCCGGGTGATCCTCGCCTCGACGTCTTCAAAGTATTGCGAGCAGGTCCACGCGCCCTGCAAGCCGACCTGGAACTGCCCCGGCCTGGGCATGGTGCCGGGATCGCACGTCATGTCCGCCCCGGCGCCCCCCACCCTCAGGAAGAGCCACGTTGAAATCGCCGACACGATTAACTTTTTCATGTACGCCATCTTCCCAGTAGGAGTTTAACCGCTCTATCCCCGACCTGCCTCCTGAAAACCGAGCCATACCTGCGGGGTTTGCTCTTCCGGGATGTAGCGATACCCGGGATCAGGCCTTGACGGAATAGGCACGCATGCTAGTATATAGATAAATTTCGATATATATCAATCCGCTATGAGAAAACTGGAGAAAACATTCAAGGCCCTCTCCGACCGCAACCGCATCCGGATTCTGAAGATGCTGGAGGTGAAACCGATGTGCGTCTGCGAGGTGACCAGCATCCTGGGCATCGCTCAATCGAGCGTCTCGCGACACCTGGGCATTCTGAGAGATGCGGGGTTCGTCAACGACGAAAAAGACGGCTTGTGGGTCATTTATTCGCTGGCGACGAGCACGGACGACGTCATCGCGACGATAATGACGGGGCTGCGGCGGTGGGGGAAAGAGGATGCGCGGATAATCGAGGATAAAAAGGAAGCCCGGGCGGTCAGCCGGGATGAGATTCGTGCCGGAGCATGAGGGCTAAAATTTTTTAGCCCCATATATAGACATATGAAGATATAAGGATTCAAGGAGACGTACCGTGAAACAGGTCGCGACATTCGTGATAATGCTGGCAATCTTTCTGCTGGCCTACTTCCTGCCCTTTTCCGGCCTGTCTTTCGATGGTCCGATCAAGGAAGCGCTGCTGATGCTCCAGGAGTACGCCCGCCAGCACGTCCTTCTCTGCCTGGTGCCCGCCTTCTTCATCGCCGGGGGAATTTCGGTCTTCGTCGACCAGCAGGCGGTGATCAAGTATTTCGGGGCGAAGGCGAACAAGGTTCTCGCCTACGGCGTGGCCTCGATCTCGGGGACGATCCTGGCCGTCTGTTCCTGCACGGTTCTGCCCCTTTTCTCCGGGATCTACCGGCGGGGCGCGGGGATCGGCCCGGCCACGGCCTTTCTCTACTCCGGCCCGGCCATCAACGTCCTGGCGATCATACTCACCGCCCGGGTACTGGGGATGGAACTGGGCATCGCCCGGGCGGTGGGGGCAGTAGTCTTCAGCGTGGTTATCGGGCTGGCGATGCACTTCATATTTATTAAAGAGGAGAGGAAGAAGGCGGCAAACGGAGCCGGCTTTGCCGAGGGAGAGGAAGCAGACGGGCGGCCGCTCTGGAAGAACGGGCTCTACTTCGCCTCGATGGTGGGGGTCCTGGTCTTCGCCAACTGGAGCGGGGCGGCGAGAGGCGAAGGCGGGATCTGGGACTTCATCTTCCGGATCAAGTGGGTTCTGACCGGGATCTTCCTCGCTTCCCTGATCTGGATGCTGATCGCCTGGTTCAAGCGGGAGGAGATCAAGAAGTGGACGGCCTCCGCCTGGACCTTTGCCAAGCAGATACTCCCGCTGCTTTTCATCGGGGTACTGGTAGCCGGCGCACTTCTCGGCCGGGCCGGCCACGAAGGGCTTATCCCCTCGGAATGGGTAGCCGGCCTGGTCGGAGGAAACTCCCTCTTCGCCAACTTTTTCGCTTCCCTGGCCGGGGCTTTGATGTACTTCGCCACGCTGACCGAGGTTCCCATCCTCCAGGGGCTGATCGGGGCCGGGATGGGAAAAGGCCCGGCACTGGCCCTGCTCCTGGCCGGCCCCGCGTTGAGCCTTCCCAACATGCTGGTGATCCGGAGCGTCATGGGGACGAAGAAGACGCTGGTATTCGTCGCCCTCGTCGTCGCCATGGCGATGGGGACGGGATATTTCTTCGGTACATTTTGGGGGTAATTATCTTTTCAAGACAAACAGAAGGAGGCTGCACATGAAGATTGAAGTTCTGGGAACGGGTTGTCCGAAGTGTCACAAGACCAAGGAGAACATCGAGGCGGCTCTCTCCGAGTCGGGACGGGAAGCCGAGGTTGTCGAGGTGAAGGACCTCAAAGCCATCGCCGCCCACGGGGTGATGCTCACGCCGGCGGTAGTGATCGACGGCGAGGTGAAGATGGCCGGAAAGGTGCCGAGCGTAGAGCAGATCAAAGCCCTGCTCGGGTGAGAATATGGGCGGATCGATGAAGTTCGGCGTTCCCATAGCGGTGCTTGTTATCGCGGGCGGTCTTATCCTGCTGAAGGAGAAAAACCGATCTTCACGGGTCGGGAGTTCGGTAGCCGCGACGGAATCGGTCGTTTCCCGGGGAACGGAAAGGACAGGCCCGCTTCCCAGGTTGATCGACCTCGGGGCCGACAAGTGTATCCCCTGCAAAAAGATGGCCCCGATACTCGAAGAGATCGGGAAGGAATATCGCGGAGTTCTTGAAGTCGAGTTCATCGACGTCTGGAAAAATAGGGGCGCGGGAGAAAAGTACGGCATCCGTCTCATCCCCACGCAGATTTTCTACGATTCGAGCGGGAAAGAGCTCACCCGTCACGAGGGTTTCATGGGCAAAGAGGAGATCCTGGGAACCTTCCGCCGCTTCGGGTCCGAGCTCGAAAAGTCCGGAGAGGACTTGAAAACGATGAGCGGGGCATTGGCCGCCTTATCCCGTGCCGTCGAGGGAACGCCCCTCCTTGCCCTGGGGGCTTCGTTGGTTTGGGGGGTGTTCAGTATCATCCTCAGTCCCTGCCATCTGGCGGGCATACCCCTCATCGTCGGGTTTATCGACGAGCAGGGCCGCATATCCCTGCGGCGGGCGTTTGTCCTCTCTCTGCTTTTCGCGGTCGGAATCCTTTCGAGCATCGGTATCGTCGGCGCGGTCACCGCGGGGGCAGGGAGGATGATCGGAGACGTTGGAAGGCACGGTAATTATCTTGTCGCGGTGATATTCCTCGTGATCGGCCTGCATCTCCTTGATTTCATCCCGATGCCCTGGTCGGGTCCGGGGAGAGTGGAGATGAAGAGGAAGGGACTTGCGGCCGCTTTTATTATCGGGCTCGCCTTCGGAATCGCCCTCGGGCCCTGCACCTTCGCCTATATGGCGCCCATGCTGGCCGTGACGTTCAAGCTGGCCGCGTCGAATCTTCTCTACGGCCTCTCTCTTCTGCTTGCGTACGGTATCGGTCACTGCTCGGTGATCGTCGCCGCCGGCACCTTCGCCGAGGGAGTGCAGCACTATTTGAATTGGAACGAGCGTTCCCGGGGGGCGCTCATAGTGAAAAAAGCCTGCGGTGTTCTGATCGTCTTAGGCGGTTTATATATGATTTACAGTGCGCGCTGACGGTGAATCAATATGGCGAATATAGTCAACCAGGGAGGTTGAAGACGCGATTTCTGGCCGAGTATTTTCCCGAGTTCGCCGGTACGTTCGACGAAATCGACAAGCTCTTCCCGGAAAAGCACACCGAAACAACGCGTTCAGGAATACCGATCCTCCCGAGCGCTCTTTTCCCTTTCATCTCCCCCCCGCCCGGCGGCTTTCTTCCCATCTCCCCTTCATATCGCCCGGGAGAAGGCACCGGCGAGCCCGGGGGCTCCTCCAGTTTTCCCTTGACAAATACCTTCACCGATACACTATCCTTGTTCAGCGCCGAAGGCGCGCCGCGGTCATGGTTCATCGGTCGGGAAAATACAACCTATTCACCCCGTCCCGCCCGGGATGCACTATCCGGCCGGGATTTTATCGGAAGCAGAGCGTAGCACTGCGGGAGGAGAAACGATGAGGAGATGGATCATCATCGGTCTTGGTACCGTCTTCGGATCGAACGTCCTCAACGCCGTTACGGCGGCGGATTTCGATGGCGACTCCCGCGACGACGTGGCCGTGTTCCGCCCCGCTTCCGGACTCTGGGCGGTGCAGGGCGTAACCAGGGCTTACTTCGGCGGTTCCGGAGATGAGCCCCGTCCCGGAGACTACGACGGCGACGGTATCGCCGACATCGCCATTTTCCGCCCGGCGGTCGGGTTGTGGGCGGTCCGGGGCGTCACCCGGACCTACTTCGGGGGCTCTACCGACACCCCGCTGGCGGGCGGAGGGGGGCAACGCCTCTACGATTACGTGGTCAAGCCCAACGACGGGGCCGATCTGGTGGCGGCCCTGGAAAGCGACACCTACCGCAGCGTCTTCATCCCCAGCGGGACTTACTCGGCCTCGACCGACATTACCATAGATGAGGTCAGGATCATCACCGGGGCGGGAAATGATTCCGGAGGCACGGTCATAAACCTTGCTTCGGGGGCCCATATTGTTCTGGATGCGGACCGTGTGACGATGGAGAACCTTCGCGTGCTCGACGGCGGGGATTTATCGGCCCAGATCGTTCTGATGGAAAACGCCGACGGTTGTCGGCTGAACAATATTATTTGTCTAGATAGCGCTCATAACGGTATTGCAGGCATGATGGACGGCCCCACTAATATTTGCCTCTATGCCTGCGAAGTCAAGGAAGCGGCGAATATCGGTTTCCGATATATCGACCAGCTGGTCAATTGCCTCGCCGAAAACTGCGAGGGAGGCGGTTACTATAATTGTGCTGCGCTTTCCGGGTGTATAGTGGAAGGCGAACTGGTAACTCCTGCTGGATTTGCTTATTGCTGGGAACTTTCAAACTGCTCGAGCAGAGACTGCGACGGAGAAGGATATGACCACTGCTCGCTGGTAACCGCCAGCGATGCCACAGATTGTAACGCTGGCTTCCGAGAGACTTATCGGATAAGCGCCTGCATGGCCAGCGGTAATACCGGCACCGGATTCGATAGCTGTTCCTTTATCAGTTCGTCATGCTCCACTTTGAACGGAACGTACGGGTTCTACAACTGTTCATACGTAAGTGCCTGTTACGCTTTAATGAATTCCACAGCGAACTGGAATTCCTGTACCCAAACCGCCGCGTGCAACGACGGTTCATGATCCGATCAAATCAGAGGGTCGAGCTGAAATATGTGAAAAGGGGACGTCCCCTCCAGGCCGCCCTATCATTTATGCATCTTCGCCGGCGGCGACGAGAAGCGAGGGGGACATAGAATTTTAATGGTTTCTCTGCGGGAACCAACGAGATGCGCTGCCGGCCGAGGTGTTGTGCGGTGAGAGGTGTCGGAAAATCCATTTCAAGGAAAATTCGTCCTGGTTGCCGGCCCCGAGTTTACCGAAGGGTTGCGCTCGGGGAGCTGGTTTGGTCATGAAACTGAACTTCCTCTGAAGGAGGTTCGGCCTGTCGTCTTTCCGGGGAGATGATATATTCAATAGAAACACCGGGGCGATCGACCCCGAGTCTCTTCAGACAGCACGGACCCAGGAGACGGGGAAATGAGAAAAGCAGCGATCAGCTCGGCCATCCTGCTCGGCCTGACCTGGACGGCGATCTCGCCGGCCGCCGACTTCAACGGAGACGGCTATGACGATATCGCCGTGTTTCGCCCCTCATCCGGCCTCTGGGCGGTACGGGGTTTCTCCAGATTCTATTTCGGTGCCTACGGAGACGTCGCCGCACCCGGCAATTATGCCGGGTCGGCCGCGGCCGAGGCGGCCGTATTCCGCCCCTCCAACGGCCTCTGGGCAATCCGGGGAAAGACCCGGATCTATTTCGGCCGGTATGACGATATACCGATAACCGGGGCGGGGAGTCCGCAATCAGCGATGACCACGGTGGATGTCATGGGGGGCACGTACACGCTCAATCCCCGGTACGCCTGTTACAGTATCGTGAACTGGGCTCTCTCGGATATAGAACTGTCTTTGGAAGACGGTTCCATCCCCGGCCAGATGCTGATCATCACCCTCGGGTCGAGTACGGATCGCACCATCATCGCCGACACCGGGAATGTACGACTCGCCGGTCAATGGGACGGCAAGTCCGGTGACACCATCACCCTGATCTGGGACGGCAGTTCCTGGCTGGAGACATCCCGGTCCGACAATTAGCTCGGAGCGCAACGGGCCAGCCGGGACGGGGCCGGCTCCCCAGCGAGTACAGAGAAACAGCCAGGGGCTGGAACACTCCCGAGTTCTTCCACGCTGGCGCCGCCGGCGCGGCCGCGGTACGTATTCCCCGGGTTT from bacterium includes:
- a CDS encoding thioredoxin family protein produces the protein MKIEVLGTGCPKCHKTKENIEAALSESGREAEVVEVKDLKAIAAHGVMLTPAVVIDGEVKMAGKVPSVEQIKALLG
- a CDS encoding VCBS repeat-containing protein, with the translated sequence MRRWIIIGLGTVFGSNVLNAVTAADFDGDSRDDVAVFRPASGLWAVQGVTRAYFGGSGDEPRPGDYDGDGIADIAIFRPAVGLWAVRGVTRTYFGGSTDTPLAGGGGQRLYDYVVKPNDGADLVAALESDTYRSVFIPSGTYSASTDITIDEVRIITGAGNDSGGTVINLASGAHIVLDADRVTMENLRVLDGGDLSAQIVLMENADGCRLNNIICLDSAHNGIAGMMDGPTNICLYACEVKEAANIGFRYIDQLVNCLAENCEGGGYYNCAALSGCIVEGELVTPAGFAYCWELSNCSSRDCDGEGYDHCSLVTASDATDCNAGFRETYRISACMASGNTGTGFDSCSFISSSCSTLNGTYGFYNCSYVSACYALMNSTANWNSCTQTAACNDGS
- a CDS encoding metalloregulator ArsR/SmtB family transcription factor yields the protein MRKLEKTFKALSDRNRIRILKMLEVKPMCVCEVTSILGIAQSSVSRHLGILRDAGFVNDEKDGLWVIYSLATSTDDVIATIMTGLRRWGKEDARIIEDKKEARAVSRDEIRAGA
- a CDS encoding permease translates to MLAIFLLAYFLPFSGLSFDGPIKEALLMLQEYARQHVLLCLVPAFFIAGGISVFVDQQAVIKYFGAKANKVLAYGVASISGTILAVCSCTVLPLFSGIYRRGAGIGPATAFLYSGPAINVLAIILTARVLGMELGIARAVGAVVFSVVIGLAMHFIFIKEERKKAANGAGFAEGEEADGRPLWKNGLYFASMVGVLVFANWSGAARGEGGIWDFIFRIKWVLTGIFLASLIWMLIAWFKREEIKKWTASAWTFAKQILPLLFIGVLVAGALLGRAGHEGLIPSEWVAGLVGGNSLFANFFASLAGALMYFATLTEVPILQGLIGAGMGKGPALALLLAGPALSLPNMLVIRSVMGTKKTLVFVALVVAMAMGTGYFFGTFWG
- a CDS encoding cytochrome c biogenesis protein CcdA, which codes for MSGALAALSRAVEGTPLLALGASLVWGVFSIILSPCHLAGIPLIVGFIDEQGRISLRRAFVLSLLFAVGILSSIGIVGAVTAGAGRMIGDVGRHGNYLVAVIFLVIGLHLLDFIPMPWSGPGRVEMKRKGLAAAFIIGLAFGIALGPCTFAYMAPMLAVTFKLAASNLLYGLSLLLAYGIGHCSVIVAAGTFAEGVQHYLNWNERSRGALIVKKACGVLIVLGGLYMIYSAR